GGACGGGACCGAACGCACCGTCGAGGCCGAAGCCGGCTCGACCGTGATGGAAACCGCCATCAACAACGACATCCCGGGCATCCTCGCCACCTGCGGCGGCTCGTGCTCGTGCGCGACCTGCCACGTCTATGTGGACGAGGACTGGGTCGACAAGCTGCCGCCGCCCGAGCTCGATGAGAACGACATGCTCGACACCGCCCATGACCTTCAGGAAAACTCGCGGCTGTCGTGCCAGATCAAGGTCACCGACGAGCTCGACGGGCTGATCGTCACCACGCCGGCCAGGCAGATTTAGGCCGCGGTCATTCCGGGGCGCGGACGAAGTCCGCGAACCCGGAATCCAGACAAGCAGGCAGCGCCGATGTATCTGGATTCCGGGTTCGCGCCTGACGGCGCGCCCCGGAATGACAGCGGAGATCGCGTTCTCTAATATCCCCACCAAGCCGCCGGTCGCCGCGCGCGAAACAGGCGGCATTGCTGGGAGGCTCCATAATGCGTGCTTGTGCCCTGGCGCTCGCGCTGATCGCCGTTGCGGTTTCGCCCTCGATGGCCGCCGATCAGGCGGTGCCGAAATTCCAGCCCGAGCCGTTCTGGCCGAAGCCGCTCCCGGACAACTGGATCCTCGGCCAGGTCGCCGGCATCGCCGTCGACCGTCAGGACAACATCTGGGTCATCCACCGTCCGGCGACGCTGCTCGACGACGAAAAGGGCGCAGAGAAAAATCCGCCCGAGACGATCTGCTGCAAGGCCGCACCGCCGGTGCTGAAGTTCGATCAAGAGGGCAACCTGCTCGCCTCCTGGGGTCCCGTCCCCGGCCATTGGGTCAAGAACGAGCACGGCATCCACATCGATGGCGACGGCAATGTCTGGCTGGGCGGCAACAACGACGGCGACCAGATTCTGAAGTTCACGCCGGACGGCAAGTTCCTGCAGCAGATCGGCAAGGACGACGGCACCAAGGGCTCGCTGTCGCAAACCCGCCTCGGCCGCCCCGCCCACATGATGACCGACGCGGCGGCGAACGAAATCTACGTCGCCGACGGCTACGGCAATCACCGGGTGATCGTGTTCGACCTGAACACCGGCGCGTTCAAGCGGATGTGGGGCGCCTACGGCAAGCCGCCGGGCGACGAGAAGACGCCGCCCTACCGGCCGGACGCAGCGCCCTCGGCGCAGTTCTCCAACCCGGTGCACTGCGTGCGGATCGCCAATGACGGGCTGGTTTACGTCTGCGACCGCGCCAACGACCGCATCCAGGTATTCCGCAAGGACGGCACCTTCGTGAAGGAATTTCGGGTCTCCACCGCCACCCTGCAGAACGGCTCGGTCTGGGACCTGGTGTTGTCGGAAGACAACGCTCAGAAATTCATTTTCGTGGCCGACGGCGCCACGGGAATTGGCCAAATGGGGCCGGACCGGCCGCCAGCCGGGACAGTTCAAATGGGTCCACAACCTCGCTATCGATTCCAAAGGCAATCTATATACTGCCGAGGTCGGGTACGGACGCCGGGTGCAGAAGTTCAGGAGAGTGGAATGATCAGGGCGCTGGTGGTGGCAGGAGTCTTGAGCGTTGCGGTGGTCTCGCAGGCCAGCGCCTGGAATGATCTGACCAACAGCGTCTATGGCCACAAGGGCAACGACACTGGCGGCATCATTCCGTGGTCGCCCGAGAACGAGAAGAACGCTTTCGCCATGGCCGAGGCCAACTGCAAGTCGAACGGCAAGTATCCGGTGGCGACCAGCATCCATCGCGTGCCGGGCGACTTCATCGCCTATCGCTGCCAGTGGGATCCGCCGCGCCGCTCGACGCGCCGCTACGTCAAGGAGCCGGTGGAAGAGGTCAACATCGAGTCGCTCGCGAAGTAAGGGCGCTCGATTTTCCGTATTGAAGCGGGCGTGCCTTTGCCCCGTCATCCTGAGGGGCCTTCGACAAAAAACGGCGGCGTACAAAAACGCTATCGCACCGGCAACTCGATCGGATTGCAATTGCGACGGCCGGTCGCCATGCATTCGTCAGCCTTGCGCGCCGCGACCAGCGCATTGCCGAGCCAGATGCCAACGCCGACGATCACCACACCCGCAACCGCGAGAAAAATGTTCGCAGCGCGGCGGTCGCGCGCCTCGTCCTCGGGCGTCTGCGGCGGTTCGAGCCGGTCGTTCATCGCCTAAATTTCCAGCTGCTGAATGGTCAGATTGGCCGAGCGCAGCCGCACGCTCAGCTCGCGGCCGAGCGCGGCCAAAAGCTTGATCGCGACCGCAGGCTCCGACTCGCGCAGCGCGTCGAACCCCTCCCCGGTCAGTGCGAACGCCAGCATATCCTCGTCGGCCGTGACGGTCGCCGAGCGCGGCCCGCGGTCGAGGATCGCAAGCTCGCCGAACACCGTGCCGGGTACGAACGTGACCAGCCTGATCTCCCCGTCGGAGTGGCGGATGTGCACGCTGGCCCGCCCCTTGGTCACGAGGTAGAGCGCCGTGCCGGGATCGCCCTGCCGGAAGACCACCTGGCCCGCGGGCCAGCTGACGAGATCGAGATGGCGCGTGAGCGCT
The Rhodoplanes sp. Z2-YC6860 genome window above contains:
- a CDS encoding 2Fe-2S iron-sulfur cluster-binding protein, translated to MPKITYIEQDGTERTVEAEAGSTVMETAINNDIPGILATCGGSCSCATCHVYVDEDWVDKLPPPELDENDMLDTAHDLQENSRLSCQIKVTDELDGLIVTTPARQI